The following proteins are co-located in the Urocitellus parryii isolate mUroPar1 chromosome 15, mUroPar1.hap1, whole genome shotgun sequence genome:
- the LOC144250384 gene encoding putative ATP-dependent RNA helicase DDX28 codes for MAIARPTLVLSLAARLLQAPRRDLSARGPDEPLTVVRIPRALQRRQEQRQSGRRTAQRPLLVRPGPLLVSARRPELNQPARLTLGRWECAALASRGWKHRRAHRDYFSIERAQLEAPALQGLRSEGSFADLGLEPGVLRALHNAAPEVVRPTTVQSRTIPPLLHGHHLLCAAETGSGKTLSYLLPLMQRLVDRPALETHRRPAPRGLVLVPSRELAEQVQAVAQSLGRSLGLRVQELGGGHGMSRIRLQLSKQPSAQVLVATPGALWKALKSQLITLEQLSFMVLDEADTLLDESFQDLVDYILEKSHIAQGPADLQDPFNPKAQLVLVGATFPEGVSQLLSKVGSPSSLTTITSSKLHCIMPHVRQTFMRLKGTDKVTELVQILKQRDKTDKTGCSGTVLVFCNSSSTVNWLGYILDDHKIKHLRLQGQMPASMRAGIFQCFQKGSQDILLCTDIASRGLDSTHVELVVNYDFPLTLQDYIHRAGRVGRVGSEVPGSVISFVTHPWDVSLVQKIELAARRRRTLPGLASSVREPLPQQA; via the coding sequence ATGGCTATCGCGCGTCCGACGTTGGTGTTGTCTCTCGCCGCTCGGTTGCTGCAGGCGCCCCGCCGGGATCTGTCGGCCCGCGGTCCGGATGAACCTCTGACAGTGGTGCGCATTCCGCGGGCTTTACAGCGGCGGCAGGAACAGCGACAGAGCGGGCGTCGGACTGCCCAGCGGCCGCTGTTAGTAAGACCGGGACCGCTACTCGTCTCGGCGCGGCGGCCTGAGTTAAACCAGCCAGCGCGCCTCACGCTGGGCCGTTGGGAATGCGCGGCGCTCGCCTCGCGTGGCTGGAAGCATCGGCGCGCGCATCGGGACTATTTCTCCATCGAGCGCGCACAACTGGAAGCGCCAGCGCTGCAGGGCCTGCGGTCCGAAGGCAGCTTCGCGGACCTGGGTCTGGAGCCTGGGGTGCTGCGCGCACTGCACAACGCTGCTCCCGAAGTCGTTCGGCCCACCACCGTGCAGTCACGCACCATACCCCCACTGCTTCACGGCCACCACCTCCTTTGCGCCGCAGAAACGGGCAGTGGCAAGACTCTGAGCTATCTACTTCCGCTGATGCAAAGGCTTGTTGATCGTCCAGCTCTGGAAACCCACCGCAGACCTGCTCCTCGAGGTCTGGTCCTTGTGCCTTCCCGAGAATTAGCAGAACAGGTGCAGGCTGTGGCCCAATCGCTAGGCCGCTCGTTGGGCCTGCGGGTACAAGAACTAGGAGGAGGTCATGGCATGAGTAGAATCAGGCTGCAGCTGTCCAAACAACCTTCAGCACAGGTGCTAGTTGCCACTCCGGGGGCTCTATGGAAGGCCCTGAAGAGTCAACTGATCACCCTGGAGCAACTCTCCTTCATGGTGTTGGATGAAGCAGACACACTGCTGGATGAAAGTTTCCAGGACCTGGTGGACTACATCTTGGAAAAGAGCCATATAGCCCAAGGCCCAGCTGATTTACAAGACCCTTTCAATCCCAAAGCTCAATTAGTGCTCGTGGGAGCCACATTTCCTGAAGGTGTGAGCCAGTTGCTGAGTAAAGTTGGGAGCCCATCCTCTCTCACCACCATCACCAGTTCCAAGCTCCACTGCATTATGCCTCATGTCAGACAAACATTTATGAGGCTGAAGGGAACAGACAAGGTGACAGAGTTGGTACAGATCCTCAAGCAGCGTGACAAAACAGATAAGACTGGATGCTCAGGAACAGTCCTGGTGTTCTGTAACAGTTCTAGCACTGTGAACTGGCTGGGATATATTCTGGATGACCATAAGATCAAACACCTAAGGCTTCAGGGGCAAATGCCAGCCTCAATGAGGGCAGGTATCTTCCAGTGCTTCCAGAAGGGCTCCCAAGACATACTGCTTTGCACAGACATTGCTTCTCGTGGCCTAGACAGCACCCATGTGGAACTGGTTGTCAATTATGATTTTCCCCTCACCCTGCAAGATTACATCCACAGAGCAGGAAGGGTAGGCCGTGTTGGGAGCGAGGTGCCAGGCTCAGTCATCAGCTTTGTGACCCATCCATGGGATGTGAGCCTGGTTCAGAAGATTGAACTGGCAGCTCGTAGAAGGAGAACCCTTCCAGGACTGGCATCCTCAGTGAGAGAGCCTTTGCCTCAGCAAGCTTGA